Proteins from a genomic interval of Bacteroidota bacterium:
- a CDS encoding serine hydrolase, which produces MKKLFTPILLIFSLTFLQSQTYDFTAIDNLLNNNSSSFHGKAVCIVRHYDTLIYYKAMGGIDSNTVSQIASATKTFSGALILRLAQEGLFDLDDSIGKFRPKATLVGKGGSTIRQNFSHTAGWDGSTNYQSSSTLTLQEAADSIIQNDPQIYIPGTKFKYTGVSMHVAGAIAEQVAGIPWDTLFAKKIAKPLDLSNTEFCLKANNPRIAGGICSSPSDIMKFARFIQKYGKNKSGVQVVDSIWMLEMWKDQTNAATQLASPYPTSPPNNNPYSATEIYYGIGDWLDIYNPTQMYQEQISGAGAFGTSFWINRCKGITGVLYTVAPSLYAVVESTWFQIMDVVRNTVPRSCYSTTGTYDSKLHSSNVTIYPNPANDILYTNNNSSVNEITIYDLMGEKILKRNNVDQFDISALSSGIYFVEQKNNKGQVSVSKIIKQ; this is translated from the coding sequence ATGAAAAAACTATTTACTCCTATCCTGCTTATTTTCAGCTTAACTTTTTTACAATCACAAACCTACGATTTTACCGCTATTGACAATTTACTCAACAACAATTCAAGTTCATTTCATGGTAAAGCGGTATGCATCGTACGACATTATGATACGCTTATATACTACAAAGCAATGGGTGGGATTGATAGTAATACGGTCTCTCAAATTGCTTCCGCCACCAAAACTTTTTCCGGAGCATTAATACTTCGCCTCGCACAGGAAGGGCTATTCGATCTGGACGATAGTATAGGAAAGTTCAGACCCAAAGCAACTTTAGTCGGTAAAGGAGGCAGTACGATACGGCAAAATTTTTCTCACACTGCAGGTTGGGATGGTTCGACAAACTACCAATCAAGCAGTACGCTGACATTACAGGAAGCCGCCGATAGCATTATTCAAAACGATCCGCAGATATATATACCCGGCACAAAATTTAAATACACGGGTGTATCTATGCACGTGGCCGGTGCAATTGCCGAACAAGTTGCCGGAATACCCTGGGACACATTATTTGCAAAAAAAATTGCAAAACCACTAGATCTAAGCAACACCGAATTTTGTCTTAAAGCAAATAATCCAAGGATCGCAGGTGGTATTTGTTCGTCACCATCTGACATAATGAAATTTGCAAGGTTCATTCAAAAATATGGTAAAAATAAAAGCGGTGTTCAGGTAGTGGACAGTATATGGATGCTTGAAATGTGGAAAGATCAGACGAATGCGGCTACCCAGTTAGCCTCACCTTACCCCACTTCACCCCCAAATAACAATCCATATAGCGCCACCGAAATATACTACGGCATTGGCGACTGGCTGGATATTTACAACCCAACGCAAATGTACCAGGAACAAATTAGTGGGGCCGGTGCATTTGGTACATCCTTTTGGATAAACCGCTGCAAAGGTATAACAGGTGTATTGTATACGGTCGCGCCTTCACTTTACGCCGTGGTTGAATCAACTTGGTTTCAAATAATGGATGTGGTGAGAAACACCGTTCCCAGATCGTGCTATTCAACAACAGGTACATATGATAGCAAGCTCCATTCATCGAATGTAACGATCTACCCAAATCCCGCAAATGACATCCTTTACACAAATAATAATAGTTCCGTGAATGAAATAACTATTTATGATCTAATGGGAGAAAAAATACTAAAACGAAACAATGTAGATCAATTTGATATCTCAGCACTCAGCAGCGGAATATATTTTGTGGAGCAAAAAAACAATAAAGGACAGGTATCAGTTTCGAAAATCATTAAGCAATAA
- a CDS encoding NAD(P)H-binding protein, with protein sequence MKIIVTGATGLVGAEVLRQAISDNQIEEVTAIVRKPLEITHPKIKTVLHQNFTDYSNLSELFKKHDACAWCLGISQSQVNKEEYHVITYDYALAAANAMLQANPAVTFLFLSGMGADSTEKSSTLFARVKGKTENALKKLGFKKLFIVRPGGIKPIHKNRNTSFFNKLMIPVFPLFQLLMPSMVITSVELAKVILYIIKNGSEIELMENKDLRSLIVKTATQPA encoded by the coding sequence ATGAAAATAATAGTAACCGGAGCCACAGGTTTGGTTGGGGCAGAAGTATTACGACAGGCCATATCAGATAACCAGATCGAAGAAGTGACAGCTATAGTCCGTAAACCTTTAGAGATCACTCATCCCAAGATCAAAACAGTCCTTCACCAGAATTTTACTGATTATTCAAACTTATCAGAATTATTTAAAAAGCACGATGCATGCGCATGGTGTCTTGGTATTTCTCAATCACAGGTAAATAAAGAAGAGTATCATGTTATTACTTACGATTATGCTTTAGCCGCGGCTAATGCTATGTTGCAGGCCAATCCTGCGGTTACATTTTTGTTTTTAAGTGGTATGGGGGCTGACTCGACAGAAAAAAGCAGCACTTTATTTGCACGCGTTAAAGGCAAAACGGAAAATGCATTAAAAAAACTGGGGTTTAAAAAACTTTTTATTGTAAGGCCCGGAGGCATAAAACCTATTCATAAGAACAGGAATACATCTTTCTTCAACAAACTGATGATACCGGTTTTTCCTTTGTTCCAACTACTAATGCCATCAATGGTAATCACATCAGTGGAGCTGGCTAAGGTGATACTTTATATTATAAAAAATGGTTCGGAAATAGAATTAATGGAGAATAAAGATCTGCGAAGCCTTATTGTAAAGACAGCTACGCAGCCCGCATAA
- a CDS encoding cold shock domain-containing protein, producing MKTGTIKFFNVSKGYGFVKDDETGQEVFVHATGLIDQVRQDDKVTFEIAEGKKGLNAVNVKKV from the coding sequence ATGAAAACAGGAACCATTAAATTCTTTAACGTGTCAAAAGGATACGGATTTGTTAAAGACGATGAAACAGGACAAGAAGTATTCGTTCATGCAACCGGCTTAATTGATCAGGTACGTCAGGACGATAAAGTAACCTTCGAAATTGCAGAAGGAAAAAAAGGTTTAAATGCGGTTAATGTAAAAAAAGTATAA